The following are encoded together in the Lactuca sativa cultivar Salinas chromosome 1, Lsat_Salinas_v11, whole genome shotgun sequence genome:
- the LOC111910492 gene encoding protein Asterix — translation MSSGNDPRQPSSAKPYKPQAVHPDNLPIDYSGFIAIIFGVAGVMFRYKLGSWLALIFCAQSLANMKNIETDLKQISTGFMFAVMGMVTNYLSPARPGVKTT, via the exons ATGTCGTCCGGCAATGATCCTCGGCAGCCGTCATCGGCGAAGCCTTACAAGCCTCAAGCGGTTCATCCTGATAATTTGCCCATTGATTACTCTGGTTTCATCGCCATCATCTTCGGCGTCGCTGGCGTTATGTTCCGG TACAAGCTTGGTTCATGGCTTGCTCTCATATTCTGTGCTCAGTCTCTTGCTAACATGAAGAATATAGAGACTGATTTAAAGCAGATCTCCACAGGATTTAT GTTTGCTGTTATGGGAATGGTGACAAATTACTTAAGCCCTGCTCGACCAGGAGTGAAGACGACTTGA
- the LOC111910493 gene encoding protein LEO1 homolog has translation MVADDKRHLMQNLFGDQSEEEEEEEEVESEHESNRQPDYASDEGDIGLKPEAEDVVEGQGEADLGNDGELHEINDDQIESEGERDHNSQEVDLGDQRDESEGNDSRSDQREDYSQRVVTSRIRDVVESESERSEENHYVGNADEEVDHATSPRSPDEAHISNTAPELRDVFGESDDEEAEEYNVVQNHLKDNSNRSPMEEEGYENDLRPEDMLADEEGRYYSEEDNIEIKTKEKPVGPPLELGIPLRPPPSHPEKMNMIKVSNIMGIDPKPFDPKTFVEEDAFVADESGHTKRIRLENNIVRYRAVRNPDGTKSYESNARFIRWSDGSLQLQIGNEVLDISVQDAQHDQAHLFLRHEKGILQSQGRVLRKMRFMPSSLSSKSHRLLTALVDSRHKKVFRVKNCVTAIDPEREKEQKEKAESQTIRANEVLSRKKEKVNRKYTHSVRRERQLSPGFLEDALDEEEELDYYESRPSARRRFEEDLEMEARAEKRIINAKRSQGHKDIGRKSSASSMKSSRRPVDDYEEESEYETEEEERSPQHIRGEEPQQYDDDDDDEEEPQFNKHKGSGGGRQKHKRKEMDSDEEELESPSPPRKATTSSSHRRKALVYDSDED, from the exons ATGGTTGCCGACGACAAAAGGCATCTGATGCAAAATTTGTTCGGTGATCAATCggaggaagaggaagaagaagaagaagttgaatCAGAGCACGAATCTAATCGTCAGCCCGATTACGCATCT GATGAAGGGGACATTGGGCTGAAACCTGAAGCTGAAGACGTGGTAGAAGGCCAAGGGGAAGCAGATTTAGGCAATGATGGTGAACTGCATGAGATAAATGATGATCAGATTGAGAGTGAGGGTGAAAGAGATCATAACTCACAAGAAGTAGATTTGGGAGACCAGAGGGATGAAAGTGAAGGAAACGACTCAAGGAGTGACCAAAGAGAAGATTACAGTCAAAGAGTTGTAACAAGTAGGATAAGGGATGTAGTGGAGAGTGAGTCAGAAAGATCTGAGGAGAATCATTATGTTGGCAATGCAGATGAAGAAGTTGATCATGCTACAAGTCCGAG GTCACCTGATGAAGCCCACATATCAAATACAGCACCTGAACTGCGTGATGTATTTGGggaatctgatgatgaagaagcaGAAGAATATAATGTTGTTCAGAATCATCTCAAGGACAATTCAAAT AGATCTCCAATGGAAGAGGAAGGTTATGAAAACGATCTGAGGCCAGAAGACATGTTAGCTGATGAAGAGGGACGCTATTATTCTGAAGAGGATAACATTGAGATTAAAACCAAAGAGAAACCAGTTGGACCTCCATTGGAACTAGGGATTCCTTTGCGACCTCCTCCTTCACATCCTGAAAAG ATGAACATGATCAAAGTTTCAAACATTATGGGGATTGATCCTAAACCATTTGATCCAAAGACATTTGTTGAAGAGGATGCATTCGTTGCTGATGAGTCTGGACACACCAAACGGATTCGTTTGGAGAACAATATTGTTCGCTACAGGGCTGTGAGAAATCCTGATGGAACAAAATCT TATGAAAGCAATGCAAGGTTTATTAGATGGTCAGATGGCAGCTTACAGTTACAGATTGGGAATGAAGTTCTTGACATTTCTGTGCAAGATGCTCAGCATGATCAAGCTCATCTTTTTCTTCGACATGAAAag GGAATCCTCCAATCTCAGgggagagttttgagaaagatgaGATTTATGCCTTCATCCTTGAGCTCTAAATCTCACAGATTATTGACTGCACTCGTTGATTCACGCCATAAAAAAGTGTTCAGAGTTAAAAACTGTGTCACTGCCATTGACCCTGAGAGGGAGAAGGAACAAAAAGAGAAG GCTGAAAGTCAAACAATCAGGGCGAATGAAGTACTTAGCCGGAAGAAGGAAAAGGTGAACCGGAAATACACACACAGTGTGCGTAGGGAGCGTCAACTTTCACCTGGCTTCTTGGAGGATGCACTTGATGAG GAGGAGGAACTGGATTATTATGAATCTCGACCATCCGCCCGTCGCCGCTTTGAGGAAGACCTGGAAATGGAAGCTCGAGCTGAGAAACGGATCATCAATGCAAAAAGG TCTCAAGGGCATAAGGATATTGGTCGCAAGTCATCTGCATCTTCTATGAAGTCATCAAGGCGTCCGGTTGATGACTATGAGGAGGAATCCGAGTATGAAACCGAAGAGGAGGAGAGGTCCCCTCAACATATAAGAGGTGAAGAACCACAAcagtatgatgatgatgatgatgatgaagaggaaCCTCAG TTTAATAAGCACAAGGGTTCAGGAGGAGGACGTCAGAAGCATAAGCGTAAGGAGATGGATTCAGATGAGGAGGAGTTGGAGTCTCCGTCTCCTCCACGAAAGGctacaacatcatcatcacatCGCCGAAAGGCACTTGTTTATGATAGCGATGAAGATTAA
- the LOC111910491 gene encoding biotin carboxyl carrier protein of acetyl-CoA carboxylase, chloroplastic: MASFSVPCPKTSALLAPHSNPKQIPNHRNTSIVLFQSDFKIKPNRALVSRSPSLGFQATKRNQNGVMKVSAQLNEISVGESSNSAPPPSDEKSSKISSSETAVPDVASITAFMNQVAGLVELVDSRDIMELQLKQDDREVIIRKKEALAPPPAPPMMMMQSSQQPQPMYHSQPPPPPQAATPAPSASPPALPPPAKPKSSRPPLKSPMAGTFYRAPAPGAPAFVKVGDKVQKGQVICIIEAMKLMNEIEADQSGTVVDIIAEDGKPVSLDTPLLVIEP; encoded by the exons ATGGCGTCTTTCTCTGTTCCTTGCCCCAAGACTTCAGCTTTACTTGCACCTCACTCCAACCCTAAGCAAATCCCCAACCACCGCAACACCTCCATTGTTCTCTTCCAATccgatttcaaaatcaaacccAACCGCGCTTTGGTTTCACGATCACCGTCTCTAGGATTTCAG GCAACTAAGAGGAACCAGAATGGTGTTATGAAAGTGTCTGCTCAGCTTAATGAG ATTTCTGTTGGGGAATCATCAAATTCTGCACCACCACCATCAGATGAAAAGTCGAGCAAAATATCTTCTTCTGAAACTGCAGTTCCTGATGTTGCATCCATCACCGCATTCATGAACCAAGTTGCGGGACTTGTTGA GCTAGTGGATTCGAGAGATATAATGGAGTTGCAGCTAAAACAAGATGATCGTGAGGTGATTATAAGAAAAAAAGAAGCTTTAGCCCCACCTCCTGCACCTCCTATGATGATGATGCAATCATCACAACAACCACAGCCTATGTATCattcacaaccaccaccaccgccacaaGCCGCCACTCCGGCTCCTTCCGCATCACCGCCAGCATTACCTCCCCCTGCAAAGCCAAAATCCTCACGTCCTCCTCTCAAATCCCCCATGGCTGGAACATTCTATCGCGCCCCTGCACCAGGAGCTCCTGCTTTTGTTAAG GTGGGAGACAAGGTTCAGAAAGGTCAAGTAATATGCATTATTGAAGCAATGAAGTTGATGAATGAGATCGAG GCTGATCAATCGGGAACAGTAGTTGATATTATTGCTGAGGATGGGAAACCAGTTAGCCTGGATACG CCTTTACTTGTTATTGAACCTTGA
- the LOC111910471 gene encoding target of rapamycin complex subunit LST8-1 has translation MTQPSVILATASYDHTIRFWEAKSGRCYRTIQYPESQVNRLEITPDKRYLAAAGNPHIRLFDVNSTSPQPVMSYDSHTNNVMAVGFQCDGKWMYSGSEDGTVKIWDLRAPGCQREYESRAAVNTVVLHPNQTELISGDQNGNIRVWDLTANSCSCELVPEVDTAVRSLTVMWDGSLVVAANNKGTCYVWRLLRGTQTMTNFEPLHKLQAHDGYILKCLLSPEFCEPQRYLATASSDSTVKIWNVDGFTLEKTLVGHQRWVWDCVFSVDGAYLITASSDTTARLWSMSTGEDIRVYQGHHKATVCCALHDGAETTAT, from the exons ATGACTCAACCATCGGTAATTTTAGCAACTGCTAGCTATGATCACACCATTAGGTTCTGGGAAGCCAAAAGCGGGCGCTGCTATCGAACAATTCAGTACCCAGAATCT CAAGTTAATCGGCTGGAGATAACTCCAGATAAGAGGTACCTAGCTGCTGCAGGGAACCCACACATTCGACTTTTTGATGTCAACTCCACCAGCCCTCAGCCT GTGATGAGCTATGATTCACACACAAACAATGTAATGGCTGTGGGATTTCAGTGTGATGGAAAATGGATGTATTCGGGTTCTGAAGATGGAACTGTAAAGATCTGGGATTTGAG GGCACCAGGGTGTCAACGAGAATATGAAAGTCGAGCTGCTGTTAACACGGTGGTTTTGCATCCAAATCAG ACTGAGCTGATATCTGGTGATCAAAATGGCAACATTCGTGTATGGGATTTGACTGCAAACTCTTGTAGCTGTGAGCTG GTGCCAGAGGTTGATACAGCAGTGAGATCATTGACAGTGATGTGGGATGGAAGCTTGGTAGTTGCTGCAAACAACAAAGGAACTTGTTATGTCTGGAGGCTCTTACGTGGGACACag ACAATGACCAATTTTGAGCCACTTCACAAGCTACAGGCTCATGATGGTTATATCCTCAAATGTCTCCTATCACCCGAGTTTTGTGAACCTCAGAG GTATCTGGCAACTGCATCTTCTGATAGTACAGTCAAGATATGGAATGTAGATGGTTTTACTTTGGAGAAAACACTAGTTG GGCACCAACGATGGGTATGGGATTGCGTGTTTTCTGTAGATGGTGCTTATCTCATTACAG CTTCGTCTGATACAACAGCAAGGCTTTGGTCAATGTCAACTGGTGAAGATATTAGAGTTTATCAGGGACATCATAAAGCCACTGTCTGCTGTGCTCTTCATGATGGTGCTGAAACCACTGCTACCTGA